A single genomic interval of Candidatus Afararchaeum irisae harbors:
- a CDS encoding universal stress protein: MYDRILIPTDGSDCADEAARHAVRIAERFGSELHVLNAVETHEYVSAGNESVERQRDIVEEEGREAVESVSETASERGVETVEVVTYGSVHDVVLDYVEDEAIDLIVMGTHGRTGFERLLLGSNAAKTVRRSEVPVFTVPSRGKDESSYVYDSILVPTDGSPGSKAAVENAAGIARMYGSTVHVVYVIDIRIGSSTGVIPDVVTALEEEGERATREVAGEIEEDEETEVVTDVVMGVPGREITDYSREHGIDLIARGTHGRKGIGRLLLGSTAETVIRTSEVPVLTARTRSE, translated from the coding sequence ATGTACGACAGGATACTCATACCCACCGACGGAAGCGACTGTGCCGACGAAGCCGCGAGACACGCAGTACGTATAGCTGAGAGGTTCGGCTCGGAGCTACACGTCCTCAACGCCGTCGAGACACACGAGTACGTCTCGGCGGGCAACGAGTCAGTCGAGAGACAGAGAGACATAGTCGAGGAGGAGGGAAGAGAAGCGGTCGAGTCGGTCTCGGAGACTGCGTCCGAGAGAGGGGTCGAGACCGTGGAAGTCGTCACCTACGGCTCAGTCCACGATGTCGTTCTCGACTACGTCGAGGACGAGGCGATCGACCTCATAGTCATGGGAACCCACGGGAGGACGGGCTTCGAGAGACTCCTTCTCGGGAGTAACGCGGCTAAGACCGTCCGTAGATCCGAGGTTCCCGTCTTCACTGTTCCGTCACGGGGGAAAGACGAGTCGTCCTACGTCTACGACAGTATACTCGTTCCGACAGACGGAAGTCCGGGGTCGAAGGCGGCGGTTGAGAACGCCGCGGGTATCGCACGTATGTACGGCTCGACTGTACACGTCGTCTATGTCATAGACATACGTATAGGAAGCTCGACTGGAGTGATACCCGACGTGGTCACCGCACTTGAGGAGGAGGGCGAGAGAGCCACGCGCGAGGTCGCCGGCGAGATAGAGGAAGATGAAGAGACAGAGGTCGTGACTGATGTTGTGATGGGAGTCCCCGGACGTGAGATAACCGATTACTCACGGGAACACGGTATCGACCTAATAGCGAGGGGGACACACGGCAGAAAGGGCATAGGAAGGCTCCTCCTCGGAAGCACTGCTGAGACAGTCATACGTACCTCGGAGGTTCCGGTTCTGACAGCGAGAACCAGGAGCGAATGA
- a CDS encoding dienelactone hydrolase family protein, whose translation MLVEIPADGVELEGELILPDGAESVVVFAHGSGSSRKSPRNKYVAEVLRERDLGTLLFDLLTEEEDRKRENRFDIPLLTDRLVSVTEWLGERDETGDLDVGYFGSSTGAASALRGAARLGTDIGAVVSRGGRVDLAEEVIDEVESPTLLIVGGADTQVLELNREIYESLGCEKELHVVEGAGHLFEGEGELEEVAETAANWFEESLR comes from the coding sequence ATGCTCGTGGAGATCCCAGCCGACGGTGTCGAACTCGAAGGCGAGCTAATACTCCCTGACGGAGCCGAGTCGGTCGTCGTATTCGCACACGGAAGCGGAAGCAGCCGTAAGAGCCCGCGCAACAAGTACGTCGCCGAGGTTCTGCGCGAGAGGGATCTCGGAACACTCCTCTTCGACCTCCTGACGGAAGAGGAGGACAGAAAGAGAGAGAACAGGTTCGACATACCTCTACTTACCGACAGGCTCGTCTCGGTCACCGAATGGCTCGGCGAGAGAGACGAGACCGGAGACCTCGACGTCGGCTACTTCGGTTCGAGCACAGGTGCGGCTTCGGCACTCAGGGGAGCCGCGCGTCTGGGGACAGATATAGGCGCGGTGGTGTCGAGAGGCGGACGTGTCGACCTCGCCGAGGAGGTCATAGACGAGGTCGAGTCGCCGACCCTCCTGATAGTCGGAGGAGCCGACACACAGGTACTCGAACTCAACCGTGAGATATACGAGAGCCTAGGCTGTGAGAAGGAGCTACATGTGGTCGAAGGCGCGGGACATCTCTTCGAGGGAGAGGGTGAACTCGAAGAAGTCGCCGAGACGGCGGCGAACTGGTTCGAGGAGAGTCTGAGGTAA
- a CDS encoding phosphoribosyltransferase, translating to MAFDDRTDAGRQLAEALEEREIDADIVLAIPRGGLPLGREVADALGVPLDIVVAKKMGAPHNPELAIGSVASDGSVWLNESLIEDLGVDDDYIEDETQRVAEKARQKLEKYRGDREAPDLEGKTVVIVDDGVATGATAIPCIRHVKKAGAEKTVLAVPVGSPDTVERLGDEADKVVAVETPASFRAVGQFYSSFRQVTDDEAREYLEY from the coding sequence ATGGCATTCGACGACAGGACAGACGCCGGGAGACAGCTCGCCGAGGCTCTTGAAGAGAGAGAAATAGACGCCGACATAGTCCTCGCGATACCTCGTGGAGGTCTCCCTCTCGGACGAGAGGTCGCTGACGCGCTCGGCGTTCCTCTCGATATCGTAGTGGCGAAGAAGATGGGCGCACCCCACAACCCCGAGCTTGCGATAGGATCAGTAGCGAGCGACGGGTCTGTATGGCTCAACGAGAGCTTGATAGAGGATCTGGGTGTCGACGACGACTACATAGAAGACGAGACACAACGCGTCGCCGAGAAGGCGAGACAGAAGCTCGAAAAGTACAGGGGAGACCGTGAAGCCCCCGACCTCGAAGGCAAGACCGTCGTAATAGTCGATGACGGCGTTGCGACGGGTGCGACTGCGATACCGTGTATCAGACACGTCAAGAAGGCGGGAGCCGAGAAGACTGTTCTCGCGGTTCCGGTTGGGTCACCTGACACCGTCGAGAGACTCGGGGACGAGGCTGACAAGGTCGTCGCAGTTGAGACTCCGGCGAGTTTCAGAGCCGTGGGTCAGTTCTACTCGTCTTTCAGACAGGTCACTGACGACGAGGCAAGGGAGTACCTTGAATACTGA
- a CDS encoding erythromycin esterase family protein has protein sequence MSLQDTVAAARQNSARLTQTNIDRLVDEIGDANYVLLGEASHGTSEYYVWRSRITAKLIDEKGFSFVGVEGDWPDCYRINRYVSGETDKDAYDVLSEFERWPQWMWANWEVHEFVDWLRRYNAKHDTDVGFYGLDVYSLFDSMERVVEYLEDVDPEAAEEARKAYACFEPYSENAREYSRSLRMVPETCEDEVVEILSHLEERQSEYVGRNHESFFDAEQNALVAKKAEEYYRSLTRGGKESWNVRDRHMTETAERLVDYHSEDEDANAKAVIWAHNTHVGDARATDMPDRGRINLGQLIRERNPDEDVEVVGFGSHHGDVIASSSWGETWKEMAVPKAKQDSYEDVFYEAGGDFILDTDSHVFDEERGHRAIGVVYNPRREAGNYVPTSLSNRYDYFVFLGETDSLNPIRTEETEEYEPETYPWGSEATYPM, from the coding sequence ATGTCGCTCCAAGACACCGTGGCTGCGGCACGTCAGAACTCGGCTCGGCTCACCCAGACTAATATAGACCGTCTCGTCGACGAGATAGGCGACGCTAACTACGTCCTACTCGGCGAGGCGTCACACGGCACCTCCGAGTACTACGTCTGGAGGTCGCGCATAACCGCTAAGCTCATAGACGAGAAGGGCTTCTCGTTCGTGGGGGTCGAGGGCGACTGGCCCGACTGTTACAGAATAAACCGTTACGTCAGCGGCGAGACCGACAAAGACGCATACGACGTTCTCTCGGAGTTCGAACGCTGGCCTCAGTGGATGTGGGCTAACTGGGAGGTTCACGAGTTCGTCGACTGGCTCAGGAGGTACAACGCGAAACACGACACAGACGTCGGCTTCTACGGACTCGACGTCTACAGTCTCTTCGACTCGATGGAACGCGTGGTCGAGTACCTCGAAGACGTCGACCCCGAGGCGGCGGAAGAAGCCAGGAAGGCGTACGCGTGTTTCGAGCCCTACTCCGAGAACGCTAGGGAGTACTCGCGTTCCCTCAGGATGGTTCCCGAGACGTGTGAGGACGAGGTTGTCGAGATACTCTCACATCTCGAAGAGAGACAGTCGGAGTACGTAGGTAGGAACCACGAGTCGTTCTTCGACGCCGAACAGAACGCCCTGGTAGCCAAGAAGGCGGAGGAGTACTACAGATCTCTCACGAGAGGAGGAAAGGAGTCGTGGAACGTCCGTGACAGACACATGACGGAGACCGCCGAACGTCTCGTCGACTACCACTCCGAGGACGAAGACGCCAATGCCAAGGCGGTGATCTGGGCTCACAACACACACGTCGGCGACGCGAGGGCTACCGACATGCCCGACAGAGGCAGGATAAACCTCGGACAGCTTATACGTGAGAGAAACCCCGACGAAGACGTCGAGGTCGTGGGATTCGGCTCTCACCACGGCGACGTCATTGCCTCCTCAAGCTGGGGAGAGACCTGGAAGGAGATGGCTGTTCCCAAGGCGAAACAGGACAGCTACGAGGACGTCTTCTACGAGGCGGGAGGCGACTTCATACTTGACACCGACTCTCACGTCTTCGACGAGGAGAGGGGACATAGAGCGATAGGCGTAGTCTACAATCCGCGCAGGGAGGCGGGCAACTACGTCCCGACGAGCCTATCGAACCGTTACGACTACTTCGTCTTCCTGGGTGAGACCGACTCACTCAACCCCATAAGGACGGAGGAGACCGAGGAGTACGAGCCCGAGACCTATCCGTGGGGGTCTGAGGCTACATATCCTATGTAA
- a CDS encoding metallophosphoesterase family protein, translating into MPSVVEPPKFEKVEQVHFEPGYWNNVYVVGDVHGCFDEMKKLLRKLDVSDDELVVFVGDLIRKGPDSPKVIETVKSNDNFVSVRGNNEEKVIRGKASVDDETDTEYISTMPAVVSWGSSVAVHGGIDPSLPPEQHRLSTLQSMRSVDGGGYDGELWFENYDGDYRVFFGHTVLRSPVETDSAVGLDTGCVYGGELTAYDTGESRFVSVPAESEYRSRRDDKVVSTSDI; encoded by the coding sequence ATGCCCTCCGTAGTCGAGCCTCCGAAGTTCGAGAAGGTCGAACAGGTACATTTCGAGCCGGGATACTGGAACAACGTGTACGTCGTGGGCGATGTCCACGGCTGTTTCGACGAGATGAAGAAGCTTCTCCGGAAGTTAGACGTATCCGACGACGAACTCGTCGTCTTCGTGGGTGATCTCATAAGAAAAGGTCCCGACAGCCCGAAGGTAATCGAGACGGTCAAGTCGAACGACAACTTCGTGAGTGTCCGCGGGAACAACGAGGAGAAGGTAATAAGAGGCAAGGCGTCCGTCGACGACGAGACAGACACCGAGTACATATCTACTATGCCCGCGGTCGTGTCGTGGGGGTCTTCTGTCGCCGTACACGGTGGGATAGATCCGTCCTTGCCTCCCGAACAGCACCGTCTCAGTACGTTACAGAGTATGAGATCCGTAGACGGCGGAGGCTACGACGGCGAACTCTGGTTCGAGAACTACGACGGCGACTACCGCGTCTTCTTCGGACACACGGTTCTCAGATCTCCTGTCGAAACAGACTCGGCTGTGGGTCTCGACACGGGCTGTGTCTACGGCGGCGAGCTAACCGCTTACGACACCGGCGAGTCAAGGTTCGTGTCTGTCCCCGCCGAATCTGAGTACAGATCGAGACGCGACGACAAGGTGGTCTCTACGTCTGACATATGA